DNA from Podospora pseudopauciseta strain CBS 411.78 chromosome 5 map unlocalized CBS411.78m_5, whole genome shotgun sequence:
CATCAGCAATTTCCTTGGTGATTCGTCTCCGTCTGGAAGGAGAGTAAAGCGTCTACTGAGTCTGCGCGTTGATCTGTTCAGTGAAGCCCTGTCGTCGATCTGGATCGTTGGCTCGGCGGCCTGAGGAGCAGATGGTATCTCGAAGTCGGTAGTCCGGTCCATGTTTGGTGGAATTGGCCAACGGGAGTTATGTCGCTTTCTTGGTACCCAGCTCAGTCGGTTATCCGGGAATGTCGCGTCCTTGGTGGTGAAGCTCGTCTCCAAATTCTTGGCTTCCTCGTTAACTTTGTTCACGAACGCTGTCGACAATGTTAGTCCCTCCCCTCAAGCACAACACGATGCAAGATGAGCGTACCTCTCGCCTCGCCCAAGTCCACACTTCCAATAAGGCGTGCGTTCCTCGGCCGGTTGGTCCATTTCGCATCACCGTAGACCGGAACATGAGCACTCCCCCTCACGCGCTTTCGCGGGTTCTGGCCCCGCGCATCCTCAAGCTCGGCCATGTCGCGTAGATAGCCATCGCGCGCAGGATTTGACCCACTCGAACCGGGGACGCGTTTCCAAATCTTTCGCTGTCTATGGCCTGCCACGGGGTCGACCGCAACGCGCTGCCATGGTTTTGGGGCTGGAATCCTTGGTGGGAGGAAGGCATTGGCTGTGACTCGGGGTCTGGAACGTAAACACACTGTCAGCTGGAATGTCCTCCAAAACTCCAAAGGGGAAAAGTCGAAAGACATACTGCTCTGTAAAATGCAAGACATCATCAGTTTGcgccgcggcggcggcccgTTCCAAGCCACCTGCGAAACCGAGCATCTTGAACCCAAAGTCGCTGTGGTGGATCTCGTGAAAAACTGAAGATTATTCTTTCGGCGTGCAAATGCAAAGTTAAAACAGGACGAAAAGTAATGATTCAATGCCTGCTACTGCTGCTTCATGTCGTAAATAAGTGTCGCTCGAGCACCAATGACGCGTTGTCGTGAAAGCTGCAGAAAAGAAACCGCGAAGCTCGCCAGCGCGTGTCGGTTGATCCCCCGGTGCCCAATGAATTTCAAAGTGGACATGGGTTTAGACTTTGAAGGAAACGGGCATTTGTTTACATCTTGAATTTCCAGCGAATCATCGAGCACCGCTCTCTTGGAAGACTTCCCGGATGGTCCTAGCGCTCCAAGTGCTCAACACCCCACGCTCCACACCGTCTTCCATCCTTGCACATTTCGGTCTTATCAGCACGTGAGCTCCTAATCTCTCTGTATCGTTCAATAATGGTGGGTCCTAATCGGCGCAACATTTCGAGGAACCTTTGAAGCCGACGACAGCCCACCTCATTTGCGATGCAATTGCTGTTGCCATAACACGCCACTTCATCCCGCCCTTCTAATCTGAGCGACAGCAATCATAACCATGTCCAAGAACCCAATCcgtcttccccccctcccgagGCTTCGGGTCCGCAACCCAAACAAGCGCGAGCAAAACCCCTGCCTCACCATCATGTCCTCTGTCCTCGGTAGGTCTGCTCTGTTTTCCGACAAGGTCCACAGGAGCTAACTCAGAAACAGCGTGCTGGGCTTCCGCTGGCCACACTGGCAGAGCATGCAACACAGTCGAAGACGCCCTCCGCGCCTGCATGGACGCTCCCAAGCCCCCTCCAAAGCCaagcaacaccatcaactacCATCTCCAGAGACTGTCCTCGAAGCTTATCAAGCAAGCGTCCAAGAACAAATAAACGGGTTGTTATGAAAAAGGAAGGAacagggagaaggagatgaggatgaactAGACGGGATTGATTGCCACCTTCTTGAACAACACGCCGTGGGACAAGGGTGAAGCTCTGGGTGTTGACAGCCGTACGAGGGGTTTCTGGTGAAAGGGAAAGCCTGTGTTGCGCCGGAAAATGGACGGCCATCTTGACGTGGAGGAAGCGCATGACGGAAGCCACGACTTACGGAGCTGGGCAGCGGAGCAGGGGAACGTTGGTATAAACAAAACGGGCCGAGCAAATTGCATCGGGGAGGGGCGTTAGTGCTTTTTTGGCTGTAACAGGCTTTGACAAATACCCGCCGTcatgaagatgatgggtTTGTATATAAAATGTACAATATGAAAAATATACGTAAAtacccaacaccaccacggACAGACTTGTTGAGACGGCCAGTTAGCCTTGGTCCAGCACTTGACCATCCGACAGCTCTAGTAGCATCTATCCAAAGCTCACTCTCCACCAGAAAAGTGCGAATTACATTCTGAGGGCTGCCGGAGAAATCTCAAATCCCAAAGCCAAAGAGCTATGCCATGACTATCTGCGTCGTCTTCAAAATGACAAGTTGAACAACCTGAATAA
Protein-coding regions in this window:
- the MRP10 gene encoding 40S ribosomal protein mrp10 (EggNog:ENOG503P58I; COG:J), whose product is MSKNPIRLPPLPRLRVRNPNKREQNPCLTIMSSVLACWASAGHTGRACNTVEDALRACMDAPKPPPKPSNTINYHLQRLSSKLIKQASKNK